One window from the genome of Salvia splendens isolate huo1 chromosome 9, SspV2, whole genome shotgun sequence encodes:
- the LOC121747639 gene encoding uncharacterized protein LOC121747639 isoform X1 has product MKELLCIMRPCLLMFLLLLSVLIHDAHGRRLIRTPSNKGYESIHGLHILHQEKLAKLNKSIDEGETKNGSGCLRQLTLIHTTIAKKGEMLKPEGLASIGREKQNIFVNSSSKDILEMDYTLSRRKPPIHN; this is encoded by the exons ATGAAAGAATTACTTTGCATAATGAGGCCATGCTTGCTGATGTTCTTGTTACTTTTATCGGTTCTGATTCACGACGCGCATG GTAGAAGGTTAATTAGGACTCCTAGTAATAAAGGATATGAATCTATTCATGGGCTACATATCTTACAT CAGGAAAAACTTGCAAAGTTGAACAAGAGCATTGATGAGGGAGAAACCAAGAATGGGTCAG GATGCCTTAGGCAACTAACTTTGATCCATACCACCATTGCTAAG AAAGGTGAAATGTTGAAACCAGAGGGCCTCGCTTCAATAGGAAgggaaaaacaaaatatttttgttaattcGTCTTCGAAAGATATTTTAGAGATGGATTACACCTTATCAAGAAGAAAACCGCCAATACACAATTAA
- the LOC121747639 gene encoding uncharacterized protein LOC121747639 isoform X2, translating into MKELLCIMRPCLLMFLLLLSVLIHDAHGRRLIRTPSNKGYESIHGLHILHEKLAKLNKSIDEGETKNGSGCLRQLTLIHTTIAKKGEMLKPEGLASIGREKQNIFVNSSSKDILEMDYTLSRRKPPIHN; encoded by the exons ATGAAAGAATTACTTTGCATAATGAGGCCATGCTTGCTGATGTTCTTGTTACTTTTATCGGTTCTGATTCACGACGCGCATG GTAGAAGGTTAATTAGGACTCCTAGTAATAAAGGATATGAATCTATTCATGGGCTACATATCTTACAT GAAAAACTTGCAAAGTTGAACAAGAGCATTGATGAGGGAGAAACCAAGAATGGGTCAG GATGCCTTAGGCAACTAACTTTGATCCATACCACCATTGCTAAG AAAGGTGAAATGTTGAAACCAGAGGGCCTCGCTTCAATAGGAAgggaaaaacaaaatatttttgttaattcGTCTTCGAAAGATATTTTAGAGATGGATTACACCTTATCAAGAAGAAAACCGCCAATACACAATTAA